CAAGGATACACCATCTAATGTAATAGTTGGAGGTATACCTGCTCAAGTCATAGGTTCGTCTGAGTCATGGACAAATGTTTTTGGGCCTAAAAATTAAATATAAAATAACTTGCGAGATAGTACAATATATAAAAGTGAAATGATTAAAAATATTACTATTATTGTAAAAAGATAGAACCATTGCGGTTAGATTGTATTAGATTTCCATCAAGTATATCTAATATTGTAGGCGCCGTATCAACAATGCTTAGTTCTTTCTTCACAATATCCTTTTTAATATTACGCATTAACAAAACGGCATCTTCTCCATGACCGCCTGAAGCGACCTTATGGTCATAGGATTTACCGTAAAGTTGTGAATGAACATCCCAGCCAACTCCGTAATCCTTTCTCATCTCAAAGACGATGTCCGGGTAAATGATATCTGTATAAGTTCCCGGGAGCTCATCCCTGCGTTTTATCCATTCGATTAATGGCAACCCATCGGCAGTCTTGATATCTAAAAGTGATTTCATGACCTCGCTTACTATACGATCATATTCTTGACTGGAGAGCGAAGATCGGTTGATCTCAATTCCGCCATGGGGGTATGACTTAATGCCTGCGAAGTGTGACGCATAAGCAATACTTTTACTTTTGTCGATGGAACCAGCCGAGGAGTAAATCGACTTGCTGGCTTTCGTGGCGCTTTTACTTTTCACGACCAGCTTGATCAGCAGTGGTTCAATGTTCAGCGTGGTGGCAACATCGAGGAGAACGCCCTTGATTACGTTTATCACCCTTTTATCGTTGCCTTTTGTTGTCAGGTAATTGTTCTGCCTCAAATATTCATTAATATTAAAGGTTTTAACAGGTCTGGATCTATGACCGTGATCGCTCAGTACGATCATTTGCATTTCCGGATCGATCGCAATAAATTCGCCGATAGTATAGTCGAGATATTTGTAATAATCAAGTATAACGGGCCTAAGCCCATCTTTATTACCAAACATGGGGTCCTTTTCGTCGAAGTACCTCCATAGCCTGTGCTGAATAATATCTAACAATGAAAAGTAAATGAAGAACAGGTCCCACTTTTCGTTCTTGTACAGTTTGAGCCCGACTTGTTTCTCCACATCCAGGGCCGATTTCCCGAGCTCCGCCCACTTCACCAGGTTCTTTTCGCCTGGGAAGCCGCCCCACAAGCTGGCGAATTTGTCTGGTATTGAGTACTGGTCCTTTAAACTCTTAGGGTATGTGTCGACATCAATTTCCGTCGAGAGCCAGTCCACCCTCCTGTCAAAGGGAGATTTGCTGACCATGAATCCATTGATCTCCCAGGGGGGATAGATGAATGTTGGATAAACTACTCCGCATCTGTAGCCCGCCTGCCCTGCATAGTCCCAGAAGGTCTTACCCTTAATCATCGTGGTCTTGACCTTATTCAGGTCGCTGAGATGCGGGTCGAAGACGTCGTAGACGTAGAAAATGCCATGGTTTTCCGGGTTTAAGCCCGTGTAGATGCTGGCCCATGCCGGGATCGTGTCCACGGGAAAGATGGATTTTGACTTGAGCGTGGGACTGCCTTTCATCAACATGTCGAAGACAGGCAGCTGGTCCCGGTACTGCATTAGAACGTAAGGGTCCAGGGAATCGATGCCTATGATGGCCAGCTTATTCTTCATGAGCACCTTCTAATAAAGCTAAGGCTTTATTTAAAATGTCTCGCTTGACAATTTCCAGCTCCCGGGTGTTATCGATCCTGATCGCTTTTCCGGGGTTCAACGAGTCAATAATCTTGTACAGATCCTGGTAGTTCGAATAAGTCGCCCTGGCCGCATCTATCGATAGAATCTCATGTCTCTTCCGCTCAAATGTAACTTCCGGGGGGACATCGATTAATAAGATAATATCAGGCTTGGGCAGCAGGAAATGATAAATCCGGAATAAAACGTCTCTTCGACGCGCAGACATATTGAACTCTTTGTATAAGGAAAAGATGACATCGTACATATACCGGTCCAGGATCTGTACCCTGCTTTTTGTCGTCATCCGGGGCAGCCATAGTTTAGTGATGCCGAATAAGAGATAATCGAAAAGGACGATTCGCTGGTAGATACTCCATTTTATGGTTTTGGTAACCGACTTCTTCTTATCGCCGGCTTTTTGCTCGTAGGCGGGGCCGGCCTTGCTGTGCCGGGGGCGGATAAGCTTTCTGATGAATGTATTTTCACCTTCCAGCCACCAGGTGTAGGTAACGTTATATTGCCTGCTCTTTAGCTCATCACGCAAGTAGCCGGATAGCGTACTTTTTCCGGACCCGTCGATGCCAAAAAAGCATATTAGCCGTGTTTTACTCACTTCGACACCCGTCTACCATTGAGTAGTTCTTCATATATCATAACCATTTTTTTGGTGATTTCTTCAGATGAGTAACTAGCTATGAGGTCTCTCGTTCTAACATTAACACCGTTGTTTTTAATAGCATCAATAAACCGGTAGTAGTCCTCATCGCCATTTACGAAGAAGAGGCCGTCCCGTTGAGCGAACATTTCCGGTAATGATCCGAATTTTGTCGTGATAACCGGTAGATTACAGGCCATCGCTTCTAGAACCGATAAAGGCGTTTCAATGCATGCTGTTTTTTCAACTGTAGGGAACAGGTAGCAGTCCGATAGTGAGTATATCTCTTCGATATTTGAGAAATGTTTAATCCATACCTGACATCCCGATTGATTGAGGCTATTGATGATTCCCTCGTCTGAATGGTCGTTCTCTCTCCCAATGATGAGACAAATGTTGCCCGGGTCTTTTTGCAGGTCCTTAAAGATGCCCAGGTTTCGTCCCTCTTTGATAGACGCAAGGTGTAGTATGACGAATTTGTCTGCCGGGAGCCCATATTTTATTCGCAGCTCTCTTTTCTTTTGATCGTCGACAGGCTGAAATTTGTTTATGTCAACACCGTTTGTCAGGAAGCCGGTTTTATATCCGAACGATTGAAATAGTCTTTCACTATCCTTTGATTGCACCAGGACCATTCCGGGCCTGGCGAATTTATAAATTGCCCGTTGAGGGACTGCGGGTTGAACGGCAGAAATGATTGTTTTAGACCCGGGAGAGAGCAAAGACATCAGTTTGGCGGTGATAATTCCTTTACCGGTCGGCGATAGGACAAAGTGAATGATATCCGGCCTTTTAAGAAATATCTCTTTTAACGTACTGAACGAAGACATGTTTAAAGTAGAGACATCGAGAGATGTCTTTTCAAGTTCTCTGGCGAGCGATTTTCCGACATTTCTCACGCCTTCGTCACGCGTGTCAGCAAAATGCCCGATGAGACATACCTTCAACGTTCAATCCCTCGTGTTTGTTGTTTTGAAGAGCTCATACCGGCAATTAAACCGCTAACTTTACCAAAAAATACTGCGGCTAAAATAAACGGTATATATAACAAATGTATTAACGCCATTCTTCTTATGAGTGTTAGCATGTATTTTATAAGGTGAGGAATAAAGTAGGAAAAAATACTTTTGCCGTAAGGGTTGAAAGTTGTATTGACAATATTAGCTTCTGCAGCCCCTTTTGAATAGATGAAATATTGCTTATACACCCCTTTGAGATTCGATCTGGGCCTCCAATAGACAACAGCGTCAGGGATGAAAACGTCTTTGTAGCTTTTTTCTCTAAACTTCGTCACGAACAGATTATCTTCGCCCGAGTAAAGCCATTCGGGAAAGCCCCCGACCGTTTCCCAACATTTTTTCTTGAAAGCCATCGATTTGACCGACGGAGCCATTTTCTCATGATCAACGTTTTCCAGGCGAGGAAAGAGTAGATCGCCCACCACCTCCTCGAATTTGGACCGGGGGCCGGGCAAATAGAATCCGACAGAATAGTCGACTGTCGGGTCTTTTTCGAATGGCTCGATAAGCTTTTTAAGCCATTTCTTATCGGCAATACATCCTCCATCAATTGAAGCTATTATGTCATACTTAGCGTTTTGTATGGCGATGTTCCGCCCCTGAGAAATGTTCACACCACCCTTTGTGATCAAGCGAATCGAGGGATTTTTTTTAGCGTATGATTCAATGATACGGGTCGTGTCGTCGCTGGATCCGCCATCGACTATTACGATCTCATCAGGAGCGCGTTCGCCTCCGAGGAGCGTATCAATTAGCGCTGATATAGATTTTGCCTCATTTCTGACAGTGCAAATAACTGATACGTTCACGATAAAGCCACCACTATTAATACGTTATTCGCTTGCTGTAAGTAGAACCTTCTCCATTCGTTCGGAGAGCTTCCCCCAGTCGAATTGTTCTTCGACAAATTTCCTGCCCTGGATTCCCAGATTATTTCCTATCTTAGAATTTTCATATAGCTGGCTGATCAATTTAACATAATCTTCCCTGGCAGAAGCATACAAAATTTTATCGCCGACTATCTTTTCAACCGCACTGAGCCTGGTCGAGATAATCGGTTTCTCACAAGCCATGTACTCGAACATTTTTAACGGGACGGCATTTTCTGATATCGCGCCCTTCTTAAAGGGCATAAGACAAACGTCCATTGCTGAGATGTACTTCGGCACTTGTGAATAGGGTATCATCCCGGTAAATACAATCCTGTCATCGATGCCATATTTTTTAGCCAGATCGACATTTTCCTGGAATCTGCCCTCTTTACCAATAATAACCATTCTAATATCTTTATTCAGTTCGGATAAAGCAGAGAATATTGGCTCAAAATCAATCCATTCTCTGAGTACACCCACGTATCCTAATATAAAGCCGTTAAAACCAAGATCCGCCTTTGATGATAGTCCATAATTATAAAACTTATTTGTGTTTACACCGTTTGGGATTATGATCGATCTGTCTTCGTTGACCCCATATGTTATTCTTAAGTTTTCGGTGGACAAAGTTATCATTTTTGAGGCGCCCATGTTTTTCTTAATCATATAGTCCCCGAACCGGCTTCCGATATAACGAAGAGCAACCGGGATTTGAGGAGATTCCCTGATCATAGCGCCTTGATCATCGGCAAGATCATAAACCGTATTGATTCTTTTTGAAGCAGTATATCCTGATATAAAAGTGCTATAATTCAGATGGACGTCAAATTTTTTTCCTTTAATTATTTTTTTTATCCTTTGTGCCGATAACATTTCTTGTATAATAGGACTAACCTTTCTATCAGTTAAATGGATATATTGGATTCTGTCAAATAGATTATTAAAATCCTTAGAATAATTTTTGAGATTGTCTTGTTGGCCCTTCCACCAATCATTAATACTAATCACGGTAACATCATGATTTTTCGATAGGTGGTCAACAAACTGGTGTGGCCGGTTATGCTGAGATTTCTTTAGATCTACAATTGATGTTACCAGGATCTTCATAGTTTTGCCTGCAATACCCGTTCTATTACCTTTATTCCAAAAGACCTAATCTATTAGATACCTACTTCATTAGTATAAATTTTTAGCTAACACAAAAAAATATCATTTAGATTTTATGCTCTTAATCGATGCGAGCGTTATCCCAGTAAAAATGCCGAAGGTCCCGATGATGACGCAAAGCATACCCATCATTGCATATATTGTCGGTATACTAACGGTCTTCGCGTACATGTCCAGCACGTAGAACGACATGAGCAGGCCAGCGAATAGCAGCACGGCGCCCGGCACACAGAAGAATAACAACGGCCTCCGCTGTGAAGTCAACTGGATGACCGAGTTCAAGACACCAAATCCGTGCCTGACGGGATTCAACGTCGACCCGTCGACATCGTACCGCACGTTGATGGGCACCTCGGCGATCTTCAGGTTGGCGTTCGCGGCATCCATGACCATCTCGCTCTCGATCGCCATGCCTTTCTGCTTGAAGCCGAAGGCCTTGAACGCGCTGCTGGAGAACGCCCGGAACCCGTTCTGGGTGTCCGTGAGCTTTTTCTTCGCGCCCACATTCGTCGCGAACGTCAGCACTTCCTGGCCGACGCGGCGGTACTTCGGCACGCTGTTGCCCTTCTCTAGGAACCGGGAACCGTTAACCATGTCGGCCTCATCGTTGAGGATGGGCGCGATAAGGCTGGGGATCTCATCCGGGTTGTGCTGCCCGTCGCCGTCGATGAGCACGAGGACCTCGGCGCCCACAGCCTCGGCATACGTGAAAGCGTCCTTGATGCTCGAGCCTTTGCCCTCGTTCTTTTCATGCGTGAGGACCTCGGCACCCGCAATCTTCGCTATCTCAGCCGTCTTATCTTTCGAGCCGTCGTCAATGACCACCACGTGATCCGCATACCTTTTTGCCCTGAGAACGATGCTGCCGATGGCGACTTCCTCGTTATAACACGGTATTGCCACCATCACCTTCGGCTGGATGTAGGAAAATTTGACCGGGGCGTCAGATGACTCCCGGTCGACGTGCTTTTTAATTATCGATATTCGCCCGATAGACGGCGGTTGATATTCCGGGTTATCCGGCAATGATACTGCTGCTATATAAATACCCCCAAACTTACTAATCGATCGTTTTGTAATTACTTATTAGGTACTATATTTTGCTTATACATTTAAATAAGTTACTGATTGGATATCAAGTACATATTAACCAACTAAAATAATCCCAGTCCAAATTATTAATTAAAAAATCATTACTATCTACCGTCGAACAGGAAAATATTGGTAATAAATTAATTATAAAAATAAATTTTTAATGAATTTCGGAAGATATTTCATTTGAAATTGAGCCATGGGCTTTGAATTCCGAGCAAAGCGCGTATAATTTTTCTATCAGGGACTCTATCTCCGGTATAACGTTGTTTCTCTCCATGAACTCGGATGCCTTCATCCTTGCCGATAGCTTTTCCAGGTCTCTTTCCATCTTTTTAAGGTATTTCTGAAGCTCATTGTTATCCACGGGCCCGGATACGCTCGGAGCAGAGTTGGTGTCTGCCACATTTTTAACAACATCATCCACTTTAAGCATTTCAGCTTGCTTTTTAAGTGATCTCAGGTATTTAAGGGCCTCTTTTTTATCCATCGCATATTCTTTAATGAATTCATAGGCGGTTTTCTGCAATTCAGCAGGCAGCCGGGCAATGTCTTCGATGACGTTCACATTTGGCTCATAAACCTTCTCAAGATCTTCATCAAATGTATTCGGAATACATTTTATTTGGTTCCAATCGCTGATGATCATTTCTTGAAGTTCGGGGGTTAATCGCTTTGCCAATCCAACCTTGGCTGTTACATAGTGCGGTGTTTTACAGATAATTTCCGCTATCTCATTGTAATTGTATCCATACTTTTCTTTCAGCTTTACGAACGCGTGACCGAGCTCGATAACATTAATATCTTCTCGCTGTATGTTAGCGATGATCTGCTTGAAGGTCGCATCTGCCTCTGTCTCGTCCTGGTCAATGATGACTTCCCGGCCGATGATCAGCTCTTCCACTTTTAGTTCCTTCAGTGCCCGAAACCTGCGTGCACCGTCGATGATCGTATAGCCTTCGCCAGACTTACGGACAATGATGGGCTGTAAGAGACCGACGTCAGAAATGGTATTTTTCAGACTGGTAACATCGGTTTGACTTTTTCGTATGTTATCACTGCCCTCGAAAATGATATCGACAGGCAAATTCTGGATATTTGTTGCTTTTATAGCCTTTACCATAGCTATATACCCCCATATAATTCAATTGATTGGCTATCATAACCAATAAGTTGTTTATTTATCTTAAATTTATCTATTAATTGATTACTAAACTTTAAATATAAAATATGTAGTTAATTTGCCATTAAACCTAATGACCTAACCTTTTAATTTGTTCCATCATGACACTAAAGCCATGGACGAGATAATAGTTCGAGGCCTTCCCGGACATTTCCCGGACGGAAGAATAGTCATGTATATTACCATTTATACTAATACAGCCCCTTCCGATCTCGAAACTAAGGTGCGCATCGCTGCCTGCAGTAAATGGCTTATGATTTCTTAAGGCTAAATCGTATGACTGATCGTTATGCAATTTTTTAGACCGGGCGTTAAAAGCCTCGATGAGATCGACTTTATTGACTAATCTCTCGGGCTCCGGATATTGCCGGTAAGGGTGAGCTAATACCGCGTAGCCACCTTGCCCTTTTATCTCTTCGATGACTTCAGCGAAGAGCCTGCTTTTAACTTCTTCTTGAAGAAATATCCCTACGACATCCCCGAATTCGGTTTTAATCTCGGCCCCGGTAATTACGGTAAAATTCCGGTCATAGTTGATTTTTCGGGCAGCAACAGCGCCTTTAATCGTGTTGTGATCCGTAATCGCTATTCCATCCAGGCCTTTTTTCTTTGCCACTTTTAATATAATCTCTGGCCTGAGAAAGGAATCTTTCGAGTACATTGAATGGATATGGAGGTCATATTTCATATTGCAATCCTCCGGGCGGGTTGAATCAATACTACCGTGTTATGCATGGCATAGTTCTATCGGTTTTCGATCGGCTTTCTGATGATGAACTTCCACTCGTTGAGGTCGAACATGAAGCGCATCGCGGCCAGGACAAATCCCAGAGTAGGGCCGGGATCTTCCAGTGAGATGATGTCATCGTTCGTAATCTCGAGAAACTGCGGCAGGTTCTTTATCTTGCCCGGCGAGCTCAGGTACCAGAGGATGTCGCCGGGCAGTATCCAGCGGCATTTCACGCCTGCGCGATAGTCCATAACAGGGCTGACATCGCCGTCTTTCGCTAACCGGTACAGCATGTACGGGAAGTCGACCCCGGATAATATGGACAGGTGCAGGGACCCCCAGAACCGGGGATTGACCTCCATCAGCTTCGGAGTGTTATCCCTGGGGTCGATTCGGAATTCGACCATGGCGACTCCCCGCCACTTCATCGCCTTCAGCAGCCGGAAGGCAGTGTCGGCAAGCCCGGGGTACTCGATCGTCTCACGGCAGGTGCTCGGGCCTCCGGTAATCGGGTACGATCGCAGGCGCCGCTGGATCGAAACGGCCCGGGGCTCCGAGTCGTTGTTGTACAGAGTATACACGCCGACTTCGCCGCCGTTCGGGATGTACTCCTGGACGAGTGGAGAGAGATATGTTTCTGAGACGGCCGCGTATTTCGTCACCAGTTCAGCCGCCGACCGGCACATGGTGACGCCCCTGGACCCGTAGCTCGTCCGGGGCTTGATAATTACCGGGTACTGCAGCTCATCCTTAATGTCTTTGAGCTCGCCGACGTCAGCGATGGCGTAGGTTTTAGGGCATGGCACGCCGCTCTCGGCGGCGATCTTCAGGGTCTGCGATTTGTCCAGCGCCTTAAGCATAAGGTCATAGTCGGGAAAGGGGACGGTCGTGTACCTGGCAAATTCCTTTTTACGCTGGATGACCGGGATGAGCGTCGAGTCTGTGACCGGGATGAACATGTCGAAGTGCTCTTCCTGTACCTTCTTTAACATGAAGTCGGCGAACGCGTCCGGGTTCTTCGCATCCGGGTACACGATCCTGCCTCTGCAGTATTTCGAGAAAGCGCCGGTGGCGAACCTGGTCGCCTCCCCTGCGGTCACGTGCAGGCCGGCTTTCCCCAGGGACCTGATGATGGCCAGGGAATTTCGCATCTGGGCGTCGGTTACGAGGACTTTCTGCATAGTGATCCGATTAAAGGTTCAGGACGTCCCTGATCGATGTAAACTTGTGCTTTTCCAGCAGGTTGTCGAGCTTCGTGAGCGAGCCGTTGATCCCGAAGTAGGCTTCGACCTGCACGTGGAACGGGACCTTGAGCCGGGGCGTCTTGCTGTACGTCTCCCACGGGTGTATGTACAGGATGGCAGGCCGGTCCTTGTTGATACGATGAATGGAATAGTCGAGGAACCACGCGGGCAGGACGCGCAAGTAAAATCCGCCGGATACAGGCAGGTTGATGATCGACTTGATGACCGACAGAGGGAACTCAATGATCTTCCCGTCGGGGTCGTGTTTAGTTATGTCGTCGATGCTCGGCCTGTATGGTATCAGGGGCGCTTTGGGCACTCCATACAACATCGCATTGATAGGAAAGATGCTGGAGTCGTACCTGTAACCGTACTTCGCCAGCGACTTGAATGCCCAGCTCGTAGACTGGTTGATCGAGAAGCTGGGGGCCCGGAAGCCTATGGGCTGTTCTCCTGTGAGGGATTTGATTAGGTGCGTCGACTGCTCGAGCTCTTTCTCGAACTCTTCGGGACCCAGCTTGGGTAGCGTCGTGTGTGAATAGGCATGTGAGCCGATCTC
The Dehalobacter sp. DNA segment above includes these coding regions:
- a CDS encoding PHP domain-containing protein — its product is MKYDLHIHSMYSKDSFLRPEIILKVAKKKGLDGIAITDHNTIKGAVAARKINYDRNFTVITGAEIKTEFGDVVGIFLQEEVKSRLFAEVIEEIKGQGGYAVLAHPYRQYPEPERLVNKVDLIEAFNARSKKLHNDQSYDLALRNHKPFTAGSDAHLSFEIGRGCISINGNIHDYSSVREMSGKASNYYLVHGFSVMMEQIKRLGH
- a CDS encoding glycosyltransferase; protein product: MKVCLIGHFADTRDEGVRNVGKSLARELEKTSLDVSTLNMSSFSTLKEIFLKRPDIIHFVLSPTGKGIITAKLMSLLSPGSKTIISAVQPAVPQRAIYKFARPGMVLVQSKDSERLFQSFGYKTGFLTNGVDINKFQPVDDQKKRELRIKYGLPADKFVILHLASIKEGRNLGIFKDLQKDPGNICLIIGRENDHSDEGIINSLNQSGCQVWIKHFSNIEEIYSLSDCYLFPTVEKTACIETPLSVLEAMACNLPVITTKFGSLPEMFAQRDGLFFVNGDEDYYRFIDAIKNNGVNVRTRDLIASYSSEEITKKMVMIYEELLNGRRVSK
- a CDS encoding ATP-grasp domain-containing protein, producing the protein MQKVLVTDAQMRNSLAIIRSLGKAGLHVTAGEATRFATGAFSKYCRGRIVYPDAKNPDAFADFMLKKVQEEHFDMFIPVTDSTLIPVIQRKKEFARYTTVPFPDYDLMLKALDKSQTLKIAAESGVPCPKTYAIADVGELKDIKDELQYPVIIKPRTSYGSRGVTMCRSAAELVTKYAAVSETYLSPLVQEYIPNGGEVGVYTLYNNDSEPRAVSIQRRLRSYPITGGPSTCRETIEYPGLADTAFRLLKAMKWRGVAMVEFRIDPRDNTPKLMEVNPRFWGSLHLSILSGVDFPYMLYRLAKDGDVSPVMDYRAGVKCRWILPGDILWYLSSPGKIKNLPQFLEITNDDIISLEDPGPTLGFVLAAMRFMFDLNEWKFIIRKPIENR
- a CDS encoding glycosyltransferase family 2 protein, with the translated sequence MPDNPEYQPPSIGRISIIKKHVDRESSDAPVKFSYIQPKVMVAIPCYNEEVAIGSIVLRAKRYADHVVVIDDGSKDKTAEIAKIAGAEVLTHEKNEGKGSSIKDAFTYAEAVGAEVLVLIDGDGQHNPDEIPSLIAPILNDEADMVNGSRFLEKGNSVPKYRRVGQEVLTFATNVGAKKKLTDTQNGFRAFSSSAFKAFGFKQKGMAIESEMVMDAANANLKIAEVPINVRYDVDGSTLNPVRHGFGVLNSVIQLTSQRRPLLFFCVPGAVLLFAGLLMSFYVLDMYAKTVSIPTIYAMMGMLCVIIGTFGIFTGITLASIKSIKSK
- a CDS encoding polysaccharide deacetylase family protein; the encoded protein is MKNALSIDLENWYSNEFLLKYLPDDSLDTQVAEATDGLLKLMNKYDIKATFFILGNVAERYPELIKSIYEAGHEIGSHAYSHTTLPKLGPEEFEKELEQSTHLIKSLTGEQPIGFRAPSFSINQSTSWAFKSLAKYGYRYDSSIFPINAMLYGVPKAPLIPYRPSIDDITKHDPDGKIIEFPLSVIKSIINLPVSGGFYLRVLPAWFLDYSIHRINKDRPAILYIHPWETYSKTPRLKVPFHVQVEAYFGINGSLTKLDNLLEKHKFTSIRDVLNL
- a CDS encoding ParB/RepB/Spo0J family partition protein: MVKAIKATNIQNLPVDIIFEGSDNIRKSQTDVTSLKNTISDVGLLQPIIVRKSGEGYTIIDGARRFRALKELKVEELIIGREVIIDQDETEADATFKQIIANIQREDINVIELGHAFVKLKEKYGYNYNEIAEIICKTPHYVTAKVGLAKRLTPELQEMIISDWNQIKCIPNTFDEDLEKVYEPNVNVIEDIARLPAELQKTAYEFIKEYAMDKKEALKYLRSLKKQAEMLKVDDVVKNVADTNSAPSVSGPVDNNELQKYLKKMERDLEKLSARMKASEFMERNNVIPEIESLIEKLYALCSEFKAHGSISNEISSEIH
- a CDS encoding glycosyltransferase — encoded protein: MIKKNMGASKMITLSTENLRITYGVNEDRSIIIPNGVNTNKFYNYGLSSKADLGFNGFILGYVGVLREWIDFEPIFSALSELNKDIRMVIIGKEGRFQENVDLAKKYGIDDRIVFTGMIPYSQVPKYISAMDVCLMPFKKGAISENAVPLKMFEYMACEKPIISTRLSAVEKIVGDKILYASAREDYVKLISQLYENSKIGNNLGIQGRKFVEEQFDWGKLSERMEKVLLTASE
- a CDS encoding alkaline phosphatase family protein codes for the protein MKNKLAIIGIDSLDPYVLMQYRDQLPVFDMLMKGSPTLKSKSIFPVDTIPAWASIYTGLNPENHGIFYVYDVFDPHLSDLNKVKTTMIKGKTFWDYAGQAGYRCGVVYPTFIYPPWEINGFMVSKSPFDRRVDWLSTEIDVDTYPKSLKDQYSIPDKFASLWGGFPGEKNLVKWAELGKSALDVEKQVGLKLYKNEKWDLFFIYFSLLDIIQHRLWRYFDEKDPMFGNKDGLRPVILDYYKYLDYTIGEFIAIDPEMQMIVLSDHGHRSRPVKTFNINEYLRQNNYLTTKGNDKRVINVIKGVLLDVATTLNIEPLLIKLVVKSKSATKASKSIYSSAGSIDKSKSIAYASHFAGIKSYPHGGIEINRSSLSSQEYDRIVSEVMKSLLDIKTADGLPLIEWIKRRDELPGTYTDIIYPDIVFEMRKDYGVGWDVHSQLYGKSYDHKVASGGHGEDAVLLMRNIKKDIVKKELSIVDTAPTILDILDGNLIQSNRNGSIFLQ
- a CDS encoding glycosyltransferase, yielding MNVSVICTVRNEAKSISALIDTLLGGERAPDEIVIVDGGSSDDTTRIIESYAKKNPSIRLITKGGVNISQGRNIAIQNAKYDIIASIDGGCIADKKWLKKLIEPFEKDPTVDYSVGFYLPGPRSKFEEVVGDLLFPRLENVDHEKMAPSVKSMAFKKKCWETVGGFPEWLYSGEDNLFVTKFREKSYKDVFIPDAVVYWRPRSNLKGVYKQYFIYSKGAAEANIVNTTFNPYGKSIFSYFIPHLIKYMLTLIRRMALIHLLYIPFILAAVFFGKVSGLIAGMSSSKQQTRGIER